One Plasmodium vivax chromosome 13, whole genome shotgun sequence genomic region harbors:
- a CDS encoding cytochrome c oxidase subunit II precursor, putative (encoded by transcript PVX_084995A) — MEALRRALGLRRPVAHSENKLLLKNLNEQGAPQVTDVKAEDYPIPNKYLEDPERIPKYYVFQSNMVTDEDLQPGMLRQLEVDRRLTLPTRTHISFLVTATDVIHSWSIPSLGIKADAIPGRLHKVTTFILREGVYYGQCSEMCGTLHGFMPIVVEAVSPEAYAAHAKKYYRD, encoded by the coding sequence ATGGAGGCGCTGAGGCGGGCGCTGGGGCTGCGGCGCCCAGTGGCCCACAGCGAAAACAAGCTGCTGCTGAAGAACCTGAACGAGCAAGGCGCCCCCCAAGTGACGGATGTAAAGGCAGAGGACTACCCCATCCCGAATAAGTACCTAGAAGACCCGGAGAGAATCCCCAAATACTACGTCTTCCAATCTAACATGGTGACGGATGAGGATCTGCAGCCTGGGATGTTACGGCAGTTAGAAGTAGATAGACGATTAACTCTGCCCACGAGGACCcacatttcctttttggtgaCGGCCACGGATGTTATTCACTCCTGGTCCATCCCGAGCCTGGGCATTAAGGCGGATGCCATTCCAGGGCGCTTACACAAGGTGACGACGTTTATCTTGAGGGAGGGCGTCTACTATGGGCAGTGCTCCGAAATGTGCGGCACTCTCCACGGGTTTATGCCCATCGTTGTGGAGGCCGTGTCCCCCGAGGCCTACGCCGCGCACGCGAAGAAGTACTACCGGGATTAG
- a CDS encoding hypothetical protein, conserved (encoded by transcript PVX_085000A) has protein sequence MIFKPNGEHMFSSSNALITQSNENVTAEDLFLTKNIFRDVQQKVSGGPIKTTTIERVTKIPKVVFKERLKDKVVKEKKVVTKEVEIEQIIDVIENKEEIIYNEVKVPTYIDVPIVHPRQEVYHKEVLKNVPKGIELFVTQKLEVPKIKPKYVEVQVPIYVPCYVEVPIPAHYIPIPKGEKRDHFTCGMDRGKQFCYENPMVYNNPFMRTALQADTTQGDSTHHPNVRGKCPVDGGDNQSEAIHSSKSSVQNLAVEQGSLDSLVAAGAQ, from the coding sequence ATGATCTTCAAGCCGAACGGAGAGCACATGttcagcagcagcaacgcTCTGATCACCCAGTCGAACGAAAACGTCACAGCGGAGGACCTCTTtctcacaaaaaatatttttcgagATGTGCAGCAGAAGGTGAGTGGCGGGCCCATCAAAACGACGACGATAGAAAGGGTAACGAAGATCCCCAAGGTGGTCTTTAAGGAAAGGCTAAAGGATAAAgtggtgaaggagaagaaggtaGTCACCAAGGAAGTCGAAATAGAACAAATTATAGACGTCATTGAAAACAAGGaggaaattatttacaaCGAAGTGAAGGTTCCGACATACATTGACGTCCCCATAGTGCACCCAAGACAGGAGGTCTACCACAAGGAGGTTCTAAAAAACGTCCCTAAAGGGATTGAACTCTTCGTAACGCAGAAGCTGGAAGTGCCAAAAATTAAACCCAAATATGTGGAAGTTCAAGTCCCTATTTACGTCCCCTGCTATGTAGAAGTGCCCATCCCCGCCCATTACATTCCCATCCCgaaaggggagaagagggACCATTTTACTTGCGGAATGGATAGGGGCAAACAGTTTTGTTATGAAAACCCCATGGTTTATAATAACCCCTTCATGCGTACTGCTCTACAGGCAGATACCACCCAGGGGGACTCCACTCATCACCCTAACGTACGTGGGAAATGCCCTGTTGATGGCGGGGACAACCAGTCGGAGGCTATTCACTCGTCCAAAAGCTCCGTGCAGAATTTGGCTGTGGAGCAGGGCAGCCTGGACAGTCTGGTCGCCGCGGGGGCGCAGTAA
- a CDS encoding glutamate dehydrogenase (NADP+), putative (encoded by transcript PVX_085005A; Apicoplast targeted protein. Curated by Stuart Ralph, Walter and Eliza Hall Institute of Medical Research, Australia.), producing MILPLSAVALFAIFSGARGLSTTSHLKHVAPGSNIRTIRRAKVRGAAQSYGYNASGSLDDKMDLLRERVKARNRGEPEFLQAFEEVLSSLKPLFQRDSVYLGVLENLAEPERVIQFRVPWVDDRGEHRMNRGFRIQYSSVLGPYKGGLRFHPTVNLSIMKFLGFEQMFKNSLTTLPMGGGKGGSDFDPKGKSPNEILSFCQSFMTNLFRHIGPNTDVPAGDIGVGGREIGYLFGQYKRLSNAFEGVLTGKNVKWGGSNIRSEATGYGAVYFAENALAKVNEQLKDKRCVVSGSGNVAQYLVEMLLRKGAIVLTMSDSDGYIIEPSGFTKEQLAHVMELKNVKRGRLREYVKWSSTAKYVEKGKPWEVPCDLAFPCATQNEINQDDADLLIKNQCKMVVEGANMPTHINALRLFKQKGVLVCPSKAANAGGVAVSGLEMSQNSMRMQWTAEETDRKLQAIMRSIYEQCDGASRRYLGESDLVAGANIAGFLKVADSFLEQGGL from the exons ATGATTTTACCCCTCTCGGCCGTGGCCCTTTTCGCCATATTTTCCGGCGCTCGCGGACTTTCGACGACCAGCCACCTCAAGCATGTCGCGCCAGGTAGCAACATCCGCACCATCA GGCGCGCCAAGGTGCGCGGCGCCGCGCAGAGCTACGGGTACAACGCGAGCGGCTCGCTGGACGACAAAATGGACCTCCTGCGGGAGAGGGTAAAAGCAAGAAACAGAGGGGAGCCGGAGTTCCTGCAGGCGTTTGAAGAAGTGCTGTCGTCTCTGAAGCCACTTTTCCAAAGAGACAGCGTATACCTGGGTGTTTTAGAAAATCTTGCCGAGCCAGAGAGGGTAATTCAGTTTAGAGTCCCATGGGTAGACGACAGAGGAGAGCACAGAATGAATAGAGGCTTCCGAATTCAGtatagctccgttttggggCCCTACAAAGGAGGCCTCCGTTTCCACCCCACTGTAAATTTAAGTATTATGAAGTTCCTAGGGTTTGAGCAAATGTTTAAGAACAGCTTGACGACGCTACCTATGGGTGGAGGGAAAGGTGGTTCTGATTTTGATCCCAAAGGGAAGTCCCCAAATGAGATCCTTTCATTTTGCCAGTCCTTCATGACCAATCTGTTTAGGCACATTGGGCCCAACACAGATGTGCCTGCAGGAGATATCGGAGTGGGGGGAAGAGAGATTGGCTACCTCTTCGGGCAATACAAAAGGTTAAGCAACGCTTTCGAAGGAGTGTTAACTGGCAAGAATGTCAAGTGGGGTGGAAGCAATATCAGGTCGGAAGCAACAGGGTATGGGGCAGTCTACTTTGCAGAGAATGCCCTAGCCAAAGTGAATGAGCAGTTGAAAGACAAACGGTGTGTCGTCAGTGGAAGTGGGAACGTCGCGCAGTACCTGGTGGAGATGCTCCTACGAAAAGGAGCCATCGTCTTAACCATGAGTGACAGCGATGGGTACATCATTGAACCGAGTGGGTTCACCAAAGAACAGCTAGCTCATGTgatggaattaaaaaatgtgaagaggggGAGACTTAGGGAGTATGTCAAGTGGTCCTCTACTGCCAAATACGTTGAGAAAGGGAAACCGTGGGAGGTACCTTGCGACCTGGCCTTCCCCTGTGCCACTCAGAATGAGATTAACCAGGATGATGCTGACCTGTTAATAAAGAACCAGTGCAAAATGGTCGTCGAGGGGGCCAATATGCCCACCCACATTAACGCCTTGCGTTTGTTTAAGCAAAAGGGAGTTTTGGTTTGCCCCTCCAAAGCCGCCAACGCCGGGGGGGTGGCCGTCAGCGGACTCGAAATGAGCCAGAACTCCATGCGCATGCAGTGGACCGCGGAGGAGACGGACCGCAAGCTGCAGGCCATCATGAGGAGCATCTACGAGCAGTGCGACGGCGCCTCCAGGCGCTACCTCGGCGAGTCCGACCTCGTCGCGGGCGCCAACATCGCGGGCTTCCTCAAGGTGGCCGACTCGTTCCTGGAGCAGGGCGGCCTGTGA
- a CDS encoding exodeoxyribonuclease III, putative (encoded by transcript PVX_085010A): MESLQIASWNVNGWKKSCELIKHREVTVAQFLSKLHIDILCLQETKTNDSIIENDFRLLDAYSDEYETYWTCCKKRGGEKIQKGYSGLATYVGHKAKVICCCSDPFRNFFFSADGFSEGDLLVSRRFPRDNSSVSFYAPGVSGGGSFYNGGEGGGAPRQIGPPGAPHRRASDLFNEGRVLITIHQQFVLVNVYAPYSGCNYNRLDYKMRFLHAVRCKLLELRITTGLPIILVGDLNISFRNRDVHYLNNVVNLEELQKRMNKVSIREELKQRISRQIPLIIQTLSNRDNFLIKKQKAENGESFRLYLKFNGEVKRVGASFTSMEEIFFFFSLDPVFVEDKYAGVYPNDFFFSLRAPGGGSGGLGSGVGGDEGRESEGIVHSGEDHSGSEHSGEDHNGEDHNGEDHRDHRDHRDVYHSFAKENERVCSHLMQKENAPMEDYLLRRGEENVKHNLKSATHGECRRLLCRYSFQSCAEGRYNVKRANTLYLKHLNDILISLGTFLSKEDLLNLANAVGHSSSPECCTNFVKNLICEDRMVDTFSFFYPSLNGKFTCWDTYKQHRISNEGSRIDYIFVDYVLYARLIRGHPHLYASPVVLTDELRGWLRGEAVSGKSNEVVATDGGATSPRLLYLWVNSPENNCNYANYFNRLKKKTGRVPTEEGESSGNEDDVYHFQFKLPSYIGFIYTSPRLSDHIAVNCTFMTKAKSGEEKEKRKKRDIPICFSEEATIPLRSFCSSAEQYTSLLPLYLIETPLFSKYAFKCLHPVHARGGTCPSVARAQPHKKTSKITQYFSIKRGKR, from the coding sequence ATGGAAAGCCTGCAAATAGCTAGCTGGAATGTGAATGGGTGGAAGAAGAGCTGCGAGTTAATAAAACATAGGGAAGTCACAGTGGCCCAGTTTCTGAGCAAGCTTCACATTGACATCCTATGTTTGCAAGAGACTAAGACGAACGACTCGATCATAGAAAATGATTTCCGCTTGTTAGACGCATATTCGGATGAATATGAAACGTACTGGACGTGTTGCAAGAAGAGGGGTGGGGAGAAAATACAGAAGGGGTACTCTGGGCTTGCTACTTACGTGGGGCATAAGGCGAAAGTCATTTGTTGTTGTAGTGACCCCTTCCggaactttttcttttccgcgGATGGCTTTTCGGAGGGGGACCTGCTGGTCTCGAGGCGCTTCCCGCGGGACAACTCGTCTGTATCGTTTTACGCGCcgggggttagcggcgggggtAGCTTCTATAATGGTggagaggggggaggggcaccgCGCCAAATCGGCCCCCCGGGCGCCCCCCACCGGCGAGCGAGCGACCTATTCAACGAGGGCAGAGTGCTCATCACCATCCACCAGCAGTTTGTCCTCGTCAATGTATACGCCCCCTACTCTGGGTGCAACTACAACCGCCTGGACTACAAAATGAGGTTCCTCCACGCCGTCCGATGCAAGCTCCTCGAGCTGAGAATAACCACGGGTCTTCCAATCATCCTCGTGGGAGACCTCAACATATCCTTCCGAAACAGGGATGTGCACTACCTAAATAATGTAGTAAATCTGGAGGAGCTACAAAAACGTATGAACAAGGTCAGCATACGGGAGGAGCTAAAGCAGAGGATATCCAGGCAGATCCCCCTCATCATCCAAACTTTGAGCAACCGGGACAACTTCCTCATTAAGAAGCAGAAGGCAGAAAATGGCGAGTCGTTTCGGCTGTACTTGAAGTTTAACGGGGAGGTCAAGAGAGTCGGGGCGAGCTTTACTTCGatggaagaaatttttttttttttctccctggACCCCGTGTTCGTGGAGGACAAGTACGCGGGGGTCTACCCGAAcgactttttcttctccctccgGGCgcccggggggggaagcggaggaTTGGGCAGCGGAGTGGGGGGAGACGAGGGAAGGGAAAGTGAGGGAATTGTCCACAGTGGTGAGGACCACAGCGGAAGCGAACATAGCGGGGAGGACCACAACGGGGAGGACCACAACGGGGAGGACCACCGCGACCACCGCGACCACCGCGACGTGTACCACTCCTTCGCCAAGGAAAACGAACGGGTCTGCTCCCACCTCATGCAGAAGGAAAATGCCCCGATGGAGGACTACCTCCTccggaggggggaagaaaacgtTAAACATAATTTGAAGAGTGCCACCCATGGGGAGTGCAGACGGCTCCTGTGTAGGTACTCCTTCCAGAGCTGCGCCGAGGGAAGGTACAACGTTAAGAGGGCCAATACCCTTTACTTAAAGCACCTAAATGATATCCTCATCTCATTGGGGACGTTCCTTTCGAAGGAGGATCTACTGAATTTGGCCAACGCCGTTGGGcattcttcctcccccgagTGCTGCACCAACTTTGTGAAGAACCTAATCTGTGAGGATAGAATGGTAGAcactttctcctttttctacCCCTCCCTTAATGGGAAATTCACTTGTTGGGACACCTACAAGCAGCACCGCATAAGCAATGAGGGCTCCCGCATCGATTACATTTTCGTGGACTACGTTCTCTACGCGCGTCTGATTAGGGGGCACCCCCACTTGTACGCGTCCCCAGTCGTGTTGACGGACGAGCTGCGGGGCTGGCTGCGCGGGGAAGCGGTAAGCGGCAAATCGAACGAAGTCGTGGCAACCGATGGTGGGGCCACCTCCCCCCGGCTTCTCTACCTGTGGGTCAATTCCCCCGAGAACAACTGCAACTACGCCAACTACTTCAACcggctgaaaaaaaaaacgggaagAGTCCCCACGGAGGAAGGAGAGTCAAGCGGGAACGAAGACGACGTTTACCACTTCCAATTTAAGCTCCCCAGTTACATCGGCTTCATCTACACCTCCCCGAGACTCAGCGACCACATAGCAGTTAACTGTACCTTCATGACCAAGGCAAAATcgggtgaagaaaaagagaaaaggaaaaaaagggatataCCCATATGCTTTTCCGAAGAAGCTACCATACCTCTACGCAGCTTCTGCTCCTCAGCAGAGCAGTatacttcccttttgccgctCTACCTAATTGagactccccttttttctaaATACGCCTTCAAGTGTTTACACCCCGTTCATGCGCGTGGCGGCACGTGTCCCAGCGTCGCGCGGGCGCAGCCCCACAAAAAGACGAGCAAGATAACGCAGTACTTTAGCATAAAGAGGGGCAAGCGGTAG